The segment ATTAGGATCATACTCAACGGCAATTAATCTTCCAGGAACATCACGCTCTGACCGCTTAAAATCAACAACACGATATTTACGAATCGCCCCGCCACCGCGATGACGAACCGTAATCCTACCATATGCATTTCTTCCGCCACGCTTCTTCAAACCGATCGTCAACTTTTTTTCAGGACGATGCTTAGTAATGTCGCTTGAATCAGTATATGACTGATATCTGAGCGATGAGTTACGAGGTTTTCTTGTTTTAATAGCCATCTTTCTGTCCTATATCGTTACTTTTGCGCTTCTTTAACCGGCTCTACCGATGTAGTCTCGGGCGCAACTGTTCCACCCTGTGTAAGAAGATCAAGCGAATACCCATCAGCCAAGGTAACAATGGCTCTCTTTTCAAGAGGGTCCTGCACAAACACACGATTCATACGGGGACGCTTTAACTTTCCTTTGCGGATCACAATACGCACTGTCTTTACTTTAACATTGAACAAGCGTTCAAGAGCCTCAATAACCTGGCGCTTATTAGCCTGAGGATGAACCTTCAAGACAATCTTCTTCAGATTTTGATAGAGGCGATAGGCCTTATCACTGATGACAGGACCTTGTATAATATCATAAATACTTAACTGGAGAGCCATGGTTTAACCATTTCCTTAAATGCTTGAAAATCTTTCTTTAACACAACCCATGTATCTCGAGCTAACAAGTCATACACATTCGCTTCATCAAAGAACAATGTGTTCACGTTGGCAATGTTTGCAAACGAAGCTTGGTTCAAGAAATCGTTTGCCTTGAGAAAGAGGGTAACTTTTGTGTCGCGAAGCCCGGCATCCCTAAGTAAACGAGCTGCCGCAGCTGTCTTTGGAGTACCAACACTCAAAGACGAATCGTCAACACGAACTATCTTACCATGCTCTAATTGATTCCAAAAGACCGAGCTCAAAACTCCGTTGCGCATTTTTTTGCCAACCTTAAGCGTTTTCACTCGTTCTTGTGGTCCATGCGCTACACCGCCTCCACGCCAAAGTGGAGAACGAGGCGAACCTGCTCGAGCACGACCTGTTCCTTTTTGTTTCCACGGCTTCTTATTAGAACGTGAGATCAAATCTGATCGGCTCTTCACAGCAACCGTTCCCTGACGCCATCCTTGACGCAATACACGAACGCAAACCGCAATATTTGCCGGGCAGATCTCTATTTTGTCAGACGCCTTTGCACCAACATCTTTTGCAGTAACCACATGGGCTAATGACTGCGCCTGCTCTACCATTTTTTGCTTAGTCTCTTCACTCATTTTTCACCCATTTGCTTTCGCACAAAGACACAAGAACCTGATGAACCAGGAACTGCACCCTTCACCAATACAAGGTTGTCTTCAGGACGAACCTGAACAAGCCTCAGTCCTCTGACTGCTGTTGCTACCGCCCCCATATGACCAGGAAGCGTTTTTCCCTTCGGAACCCGACCTTCAGATCTCCAAAAACTGATCGAACCGGGGAGTCGATGGAAAGTCGATCCATGCGTGGCGGGCCCACCAGAGTAGCCATGACGCTTTACAACACCCTGAAACCCGCGACCCTTGGAAACACCAAAGACGTCAACTAATCCACCTTCCTGTAAAGCCGAAGCTAGATCACATGCTTGGCCTACCGTGAAGCCTTCGGCATCTTGCGCAAGAGATATTTCTCTAACATGCACAAAATACTTCTTCATGCTTTTCAACCATGCTTGATCAAACGAAGCGCCTTCGTAACGCTTACGCACTCGACCACATTGAAGAGCGCTATACCCATCCTTGTCCTGCGTTTTAATTGCAGTAACAAACCAATGGCCTGTATCGATAACAGTTACAGGAACAACCTCATTTTTCTCGGAGAAAACCTGTGTCATTCCAACTTTTTTGCCCCATAAACCTGTAATCATCGACAACCCTTCAAACCTATCTAATCTCAACATCAACACCAGAAGAAATACTCAACTTCATAAGAGCATCCATGGTCTGATCGGTTGGCGACACAATGTCAAGAATGCGACGATGCGTAGTCAACTCAAACTGTTCACGGGACTTCTTATCAATGTGTGGCGAACGAAGCACCGTAAAGCAGCGCTTTCTATTAGGCATCGGCACAGGCCCCATCAACTGGGAGCCTGTCCGACGTACCGTTAATACAATCTGTTTCACTGCCTTATCAAGCAGCTGATGATCGTATGATTTTAATGTTAAACGAATACGTTGCTTCTTCATGTGTAACCCAATTACTCAATAATCTTGGTAACAACACCCGAACCAACAGTTCGCCCGCCTTCACGAATTGCAAACCGTAAGTCTTTTTCCATTGCAATAGGAGCAATCAACTGTACGGAAAGCGACACGTGATCACCAGGCATTACCATTTCACGCCCTGCTGGCAAGGTAACAATCCCGGTAACGTCTGTGGTTTGGAAGTAAAACTGTGGTTTATATCCTGAAAAGAATGGAGTTTGACGTCCACCTTCTTCTTTAGTCAAGATATACACATCGCATTCGAAATTTCTATGTGGAGTAATTGAGCCAGGAGCTGCAACCACCATACCACGCTCGATATCTTCTTTTTTGACACCACGAAGCAACAACCCAACATTATCGCCAGCTTGCGCTTCGGTCATGGTCTTACGGAACATTTCAACGCCGGTAACTGTTGTCTTATAGCTTTCGCCAAAACCAACAACTTCAACTTCGTCACCAACTTTGACTTTACCACGCTCAATACGACCGGTAGCAACTGTACCACGACCAGAAATCGAGAACACACCTTCAACAGGCATCATCAACGGCTTATCGATATCACGTTCTGGTTCAGGAATATAGCTATCAAGCGCATCCATCAAACGTGCCATTGCTGGCATACCAAGATCGCTAGAATCGCCTTCAAGCGCCTTAAGAGCAGAACCCTTAATAAAAGGAATCTTGTCTCCTGGGAAGCCGTACTTAGTCAATAAGTCACGCACTTCTTCTTCGACCATTTCAACCATTTCAGGATCGTCAACCATGTCAACCTTGTTAAGGAATACAACGATCGCAGGAACGCCAACGTTACGAGCAAGAAGAATATGCTCACGAGTTTGAGGCATAGCACCATCGGCAGCAGATACTACCAAAATCGCACCATCCATCTGTGCAGCACCGGTAATCATGTTCTTCACATAGTCAGCGTGACCAGGACAGTCAACATGCGCATAGTGACGCTTATCAGTTTCGTATTCAACGTGTGAGGTTGCAATCGTAATACCACGAGCTTTTTCTTCGGGCGCATTATCAATTTGATCAAATGCCTTAGCATCTGCTAATCCCTTTGATGCACGCTCTTTGGTAATCGCTGCGGTCAACGTAGTTTTACCATGGTCAACGTGACCAATGGTTCCCACATTCACATGGGGTTTTTTACGTTCAAAAATTTCTCTTGCCATAGGGAGCTCCTACTTGCTTAATACATAACACCTATTTACTGTTCACGACTTCATCTTGCGCATGCTTTGGCATTTCACGATAGCATTCAAATTCCATCGTGTAGCTCGCACGGCCCTTCGTCTTAGAGCGAAGATCCGTTGCATAACCAAACATATTTCTAAGTGGAGCTTCAGCAGAAATAATCTGCGAACCACCTTTCGCATCCATGCCGAGAATTCGGCCTTCACGCGCACTCAAATCACCCATTACATCACCCATATATTCTTCAGGCGTCTCCACCTCAATCTTCATGATGGGTTCCAATATAACTGGGGAAGCTTTTGACATACCACTTCTGAATGCCATGGAAGCGGCAATTTTAAATGCCATTTCTGATGAGTCAACGTCATGGTAAGATCCATCATACAACGTTGCCTTACAATCAACAACTGGATAACCCCCAAGGACCCCAGAATTTAATGATTCCTCAAGACCTTTTTGCACTGCAGGAATATATTCTCTGGGCACAGTACCACCGACAATAGCATTTTCAAATTCGAATCCTTTACCGCGTGGTAATGGCTCCAATTTAATCCAAACGTGGCCATATTGG is part of the Candidatus Babeliales bacterium genome and harbors:
- a CDS encoding 50S ribosomal protein L23, with amino-acid sequence MALQLSIYDIIQGPVISDKAYRLYQNLKKIVLKVHPQANKRQVIEALERLFNVKVKTVRIVIRKGKLKRPRMNRVFVQDPLEKRAIVTLADGYSLDLLTQGGTVAPETTSVEPVKEAQK
- the tuf gene encoding elongation factor Tu, with product MAREIFERKKPHVNVGTIGHVDHGKTTLTAAITKERASKGLADAKAFDQIDNAPEEKARGITIATSHVEYETDKRHYAHVDCPGHADYVKNMITGAAQMDGAILVVSAADGAMPQTREHILLARNVGVPAIVVFLNKVDMVDDPEMVEMVEEEVRDLLTKYGFPGDKIPFIKGSALKALEGDSSDLGMPAMARLMDALDSYIPEPERDIDKPLMMPVEGVFSISGRGTVATGRIERGKVKVGDEVEVVGFGESYKTTVTGVEMFRKTMTEAQAGDNVGLLLRGVKKEDIERGMVVAAPGSITPHRNFECDVYILTKEEGGRQTPFFSGYKPQFYFQTTDVTGIVTLPAGREMVMPGDHVSLSVQLIAPIAMEKDLRFAIREGGRTVGSGVVTKIIE
- the rplC gene encoding 50S ribosomal protein L3, yielding MITGLWGKKVGMTQVFSEKNEVVPVTVIDTGHWFVTAIKTQDKDGYSALQCGRVRKRYEGASFDQAWLKSMKKYFVHVREISLAQDAEGFTVGQACDLASALQEGGLVDVFGVSKGRGFQGVVKRHGYSGGPATHGSTFHRLPGSISFWRSEGRVPKGKTLPGHMGAVATAVRGLRLVQVRPEDNLVLVKGAVPGSSGSCVFVRKQMGEK
- the rpsJ gene encoding 30S ribosomal protein S10, which translates into the protein MKKQRIRLTLKSYDHQLLDKAVKQIVLTVRRTGSQLMGPVPMPNRKRCFTVLRSPHIDKKSREQFELTTHRRILDIVSPTDQTMDALMKLSISSGVDVEIR
- the rplD gene encoding 50S ribosomal protein L4, whose amino-acid sequence is MSEETKQKMVEQAQSLAHVVTAKDVGAKASDKIEICPANIAVCVRVLRQGWRQGTVAVKSRSDLISRSNKKPWKQKGTGRARAGSPRSPLWRGGGVAHGPQERVKTLKVGKKMRNGVLSSVFWNQLEHGKIVRVDDSSLSVGTPKTAAAARLLRDAGLRDTKVTLFLKANDFLNQASFANIANVNTLFFDEANVYDLLARDTWVVLKKDFQAFKEMVKPWLSS